Proteins encoded together in one Asterias rubens chromosome 4, eAstRub1.3, whole genome shotgun sequence window:
- the LOC117288929 gene encoding tubulin beta chain: MREIVHMQAGQCGNQIGAKFWEVISDEHGIDPTGTYHGDSDLQLERINVYYNEATGGKYVPRAVLVDLEPGTMDSVRSGPFGQIFRPDNFVFGQSGAGNNWAKGHYTEGAELVDSVLDVVRKEAESCDCLQGFQLTHSLGGGTGSGMGTLLISKIREEYPDRIMNTFSVVPSPKVSDTVVEPYNATLSVHQLVENTDETYCIDNEALYDICFRTLKLTTPTYGDLNHLVSATMSGVTTCLRFPGQLNADLRKLAVNMVPFPRLHFFMPGFAPLTSRGSQQYRALTVPELTQQMFDAKNMMAACDPRHGRYLTVAAIFRGRMSMKEVDEQMLNVQNKNSSYFVEWIPNNVKTAVCDIPPRGLKMSVTFIGNSTAIQELFKRISEQFTAMFRRKAFLHWYTGEGMDEMEFTEAESNMNDLVSEYQQYQDATAEEEGEFDEEEEEGDAEA, from the exons ATGCGTGAAATCGTACATATGCAAGCTGGTCAGTGTGGCAACCAGATCGGTGCCAAG TTCTGGGAAGTGATCTCAGATGAACACGGCATAGACCCCACCGGCACATACCATGGAGACTCCGACTTGCAGTTGGAGAGAATCAACGTGTACTACAATGAGGCTACAGGTGGCAAATATGTACCAAGAGCCGTACTCGTTGACTTGGAGCCAGGCACGATGGACTCTGTCCGATCTGGACCATTCGGACAGATTTTTAGACCAGACAACTTCGTTTTCGGACAGAGTGGAGCTGGTAACAACTGGGCAAAGGGTCACTACACAGAGGGTGCTGAGCTTGTTGACTCTGTTCTTGATGTAGTACGCAAGGAGGCAGAGAGCTGTGATTGCTTACAA GGTTTCCAACTTACACATTCCCTCGGTGGCGGCACTGGCTCAGGCATGGGAACACTCCTCATTAGCAAGATCCGTGAAGAGTACCCAGACCGCATCATGAACACATTCAGTGTTGTACCATCACCCAAAGTATCTGACACTGTTGTAGAGCCGTACAATGCCACACTCTCTGTCCATCAGCTTGTAGAAAACACAGATGAGACCTACTGCATCGACAACGAGGCACTGTATGACATTTGCTTCCGTACTCTGAAGCTGACCACCCCAACATACGGTGATCTCAACCATCTTGTGTCTGCTACCATGAGTGGTGTTACCACTTGCCTCAGGTTCCCTGGCCAGCTCAATGCTGATCTTCGCAAGTTGGCTGTCAACATGGTCCCCTTCCCCCGTCTCCACTTTTTCATGCCTGGCTTTGCTCCTTTGACCAGCAGAGGCAGCCAACAATACCGTGCCTTAACTGTTCCAGAGTTAACCCAACAGATGTTTGATGCCAAAAATATGATGGCTGCATGCGATCCTCGTCACGGTCGCTACCTCACAGTAGCTGCTATCTTCCGTGGTCGCATGTCCATGAAGGAGGTTGATGAGCAGATGCTGAATGTCCAGAACAAGAACAGCAGCTATTTTGTAGAATGGATCCCAAACAATGTGAAGACCGCCGTCTGTGACATCCCACCACGTGGTCTTAAGATGTCCGTCACCTTTATCGGCAACAGCACTGCCATCCAGGAGCTGTTCAAGCGCATCTCTGAGCAGTTCACCGCTATGTTCAGGCGTAAGGCTTTCTTGCATTGGTACACTGGTGAGGGTATGGATGAAATGGAGTTCACTGAGGCTGAGAGCAACATGAACGACTTGGTGTCTGAGTACCAGCAGTACCAGGATGCAACAGCCGAGGAGGAAGGCGAATTTGACGAGGAGGAGGAAGAAGGGGATGCTGAGGCATAA
- the LOC117289675 gene encoding tubulin beta chain-like isoform X2 encodes MREIVHLQAGQCGNQIGAKFWEVISDEHGIDPTGTYHGDSDLQLERINVYYNEATGGKYVPRAVLVDLEPGTMDSVRSGPFGQIFRPDNFVFGQSGAGNNWAKGHYTEGAELVDSVLDVVRKEAEGCDCLQGFQLTHSLGGGTGSGMGTLLISKIREEYPDRIMNTFSVVPSPKVSDTVVEPYNATLSVHQLVENTDETYCIDNEALYDICFRTLKLTTPTYGDLNHLVSATMSGVTTCLRFPGQLNADLRKLAVNMVPFPRLHFFMPGFAPLTSRGSQQYRALTVPELTQQMFDAKNMMAACDPRHGRYLTVAAIFRGRMSMKEVDEQMLNVQNKNSSYFVEWIPNNVKTAVCDIPPRGLKMSGTFIGNSTAIQELFKRISEQFTAMFRRKAFLHWYTGEGMDEMEFTEAESNMNDLVSEYQQYQDATAEEEGEFDEEEDEQEEA; translated from the exons ATGCGTGAAATCGTCCATCTCCAAGCTGGTCAGTGCGGCAACCAGATCGGTGCCAAG TTCTGGGAGGTAATCTCTGATGAACACGGCATTGACCCCACCGGCACATACCATGGAGACTCTGACTTGCAGTTGGAGAGAATCAACGTGTACTACAATGAGGCCACAGGTGGCAAATATGTACCAAGAGCAGTACTCGTTGACTTGGAGCCAGGCACCATGGACTCTGTCCGATCTGGACCATTCGGACAGATCTTCAGACCAGACAACTTCGTTTTCGGACAGAGCGGAGCTGGAAACAACTGGGCAAAGGGTCACTACACAGAGGGAGCTGAGCTTGTCGACTCCGTTCTTGATGTAGTACGCAAGGAGGCTGAGGGCTGTGATTGTCTGCag ggTTTCCAACTTACACATTCCCTTGGTGGCGGCACCGGCTCCGGCATGGGAACACTCCTCATCAGCAAGATCCGTGAAGAGTACCCAGACCGCATCATGAACACATTCAGTGTTGTACCATCACCCAAAGTATCTGACACTGTTGTAGAGCCGTACAATGCCACACTCTCTGTCCATCAGCTCGTAGAAAACACAGATGAGACATACTGCATCGACAACGAGGCCCTTTATGACATTTGCTTCCGTACCCTGAAGCTGACCACCCCAACATACGGTGATCTCAACCATCTCGTGTCTGCTACCATGAGTGGTGTAACCACTTGCCTCAGGTTCCCTGGCCAGCTCAATGCTGATCTCCGCAAGTTGGCTGTCAACATGGTCCCCTTCCCCCGTCTCCACTTCTTTATGCCTGGCTTTGCTCCCTTGACCAGCAGAGGCAGCCAGCAGTACCGTGCCTTGACCGTCCCAGAGCTGACCCAGCAGATGTTTGATGCCAAGAACATGATGGCTGCATGCGATCCTCGTCATGGTCGCTACCTCACAGTAGCTGCCATCTTCCGTGGCCGCATGTCCATGAAGGAGGTTGATGAGCAGATGCTGAATGTCCAGAACAAGAACAGCAGCTACTTTGTTGAATGGATCCCAAACAACGTGAAGACCGCCGTCTGTGACATCCCACCACGTGGTCTTAAGATGTCTGGTACCTTCATCGGTAACAGCACTGCCATCCAGGAGCTGTTCAAGCGCATCTCTGAGCAATTCACTGCTATGTTCAGGCGTAAGGCTTTCTTGCATTGGTACACTGGTGAGGGTATGGACGAGATGGAGTTCACTGAGGCTGAGAGCAACATGAACGACTTGGTGTCTGAGTACCAGCAGTACCAGGATGCCACCGCTGAGGAGGAGGGAGAGTTCGATGAGGAGGAGGATGAGCAAGAGGAGGCTTAA
- the LOC117289675 gene encoding tubulin beta-4B chain-like isoform X1, which translates to MREIVHIQAGQCGNQIGAKFWEVISDEHGIDPTGTYHGDSDLQLERINVYYNEATGGKYVPRAVLVDLEPGTMDSVRSGPFGQIFRPDNFVFGQSGAGNNWAKGHYTEGAELVDAVLDVVRKEAESCDCLQGFQLTHSLGGGTGSGMGTLLISKIREEYPDRIMNTFSVVPSPKVSDTVVEPYNATLSVHQLVENTDETYCIDNEALYDICFRTLKLTTPTYGDLNHLVSATMSGVTTCLRFPGQLNADLRKLAVNMVPFPRLHFFMPGFAPLTSRGSQQYRALTVPELTQQMFDSKNMMAACDPRHGRYLTVAAIFRGRMSMKEVDEQMLNVQNKNSSYFVEWIPNNVKTAVCDIPPRGLKMSVTFIGNSTAIQELFKRISEQFTAMFRRKAFLHWYTGEGMDEMEFTEAESNMNDLVSEYQQYQDATAEEEGEFDEEEEEGDADA; encoded by the exons ttttggGAAGTGATCTCTGATGAACATGGCATTGACCCCACCGGCACATACCATGGAGACTCCGACTTGCAGTTGGAGAGAATCAACGTGTACTACAATGAGGCCACAGGTGGCAAATATGTACCAAGAGCAGTACTCGTTGACTTGGAGCCAGGCACCATGGACTCTGTCCGATCTGGACCATTTGGACAGATCTTCAGACCAGACAACTTCGTTTTCGGACAGAGTGGAGCTGGAAACAACTGGGCAAAGGGTCACTACACAGAGGGCGCTGAGCTTGTTGACGCTGTCCTTGATGTAGTACGCAAGGAGGCAGAGAGCTGCGATTGCCTACAG GGTTTCCAACTAACACATTCCCTTGGTGGCGGCACCGGCTCCGGCATGGGAACACTCCTCATCAGCAAGATCCGTGAAGAGTACCCAGACCGCATCATGAACACCTTCAGTGTTGTGCCATCACCCAAAGTATCTGATACTGTTGTAGAGCCGTACAATGCCACTCTCTCTGTCCATCAGCTTGTAGAAAACACAGATGAGACATACTGCATCGACAATGAGGCACTGTATGACATTTGCTTCCGTACCCTGAAGCTGACCACCCCAACATACGGTGATCTCAACCATCTTGTGTCTGCTACCATGAGTGGTGTTACCACTTGTCTCAGGTTCCCTGGCCAACTCAATGCCGATCTCCGCAAGTTGGCTGTCAACATGGTCCCCTTTCCTCGTCTTCATTTCTTCATGCCTGGCTTTGCTCCTTTGACCAGCAGAGGCAGCCAACAATACCGTGCCTTGACCGTTCCAGAGCTGACCCAACAGATGTTCGATTCCAAGAATATGATGGCCGCCTGCGATCCTCGTCATGGTCGCTACCTCACAGTAGCTGCCATTTTCCGTGGTCGCATGTCCATGAAGGAGGTTGATGAGCAGATGCTGAATGTCCAGAACAAGAACAGCAGCTACTTCGTTGAATGGATCCCAAACAATGTGAAGACTGCTGTCTGTGACATCCCACCACGTGGTCTTAAGATGTCCGTCACCTTTATCGGCAACAGCACTGCCATCCAGGAGCTGTTCAAGCGCATCTCTGAGCAGTTCACCGCTATGTTCAGGCGTAAGGCTTTTCTGCATTGGTACACTGGTGAGGGTATGGACGAGATGGAGTTCACTGAGGCTGAGAGCAACATGAACGACTTGGTGTCTGAGTACCAGCAGTACCAGGATGCCACCGCTGAGGAGGAGGGAGAGTTCGACGAGGAGGAGGAAGAAGGAGACGCTGATGCTTAG
- the LOC117289677 gene encoding tubulin beta chain-like yields the protein MREIVHLQAGQCGNQIGAKFWEVISDEHGIDPTGTYHGDSDLQLERINVYYNEATGGKYVPRAVLVDLEPGTMDSVRSGPFGQIFRPDNFVFGQSGAGNNWAKGHYTEGAELVDSVLDVVRKEAEGCDCLQGFQLTHSLGGGTGSGMGTLLISKIREEYPDRIMITFSVVPSPKVSDTVVEPYNATLSVHQLVENTDETFCIDNEALYDICFRTLKLTTPTYGDLNHLVSATMSGVTTCLRFPGQLNADLRKLAVNMVPFPRLHFFIPGFAPLTSRGSQQYRALTVPELTQQMFDAKNMMAACDPRHGRYLTVAAIFRGRMSMKEVDEQMLNVQNKNSSYFVEWIPNNVKTAVCDIPPRGLKMSGTFIGNSTAIQELFKRISEQFTAMFRRKAFLHWYTGEGMDEMEFTEAESNMNDLVSEYQQYQDATAEEEGEFDEEEEDQEEA from the exons ATGCGTGAAATTGTCCATCTCCAAGCTGGTCAGTGCGGCAACCAGATCGGTGCGAAG ttctgGGAAGTGATCTCTGATGAACATGGCATAGACCCCACCGGCACTTACCATGGAGACTCCGACTTGCAGTTGGAGAGAATCAACGTGTACTACAATGAGGCCACAGGTGGCAAATATGTACCAAGAGCCGTACTCGTTGACTTGGAGCCAGGCACCATGGACTCTGTCCGATCTGGACCATTTGGACAGATCTTCAGACCAGACAACTTCGTTTTCGGACAGAGTGGAGCTGGAAACAACTGGGCAAAGGGTCACTACACAGAGGGCGCTGAGCTTGTTGACTCCGTTCTTGATGTAGTACGCAAGGAGGCTGAGGGTTGTGACTGTCTGCAg GGTTTCCAACTTACCCACTCCCTTGGTGGAGGCACTGGTTCAGGCATGGGAACACTCCTCATCAGCAAGATCCGTGAAGAGTACCCAGACCGCATCATGATCACTTTCAGTGTTGTACCATCACCCAAAGTATCTGATACTGTTGTAGAGCCGTACAATGCCACTCTCTCTGTCCATCAGCTTGTAGAAAACACAGATGAGACCTTCTGCATTGACAACGAGGCCCTTTATGACATTTGCTTTCGTACACTGAAGTTGACCACCCCAACATACGGTGATCTCAACCATCTCGTGTCTGCCACCATGAGTGGTGTTACCACTTGTCTAAGGTTCCCTGGCCAGCTTAATGCTGATCTCCGCAAGCTGGCTGTCAACATGGTCCCCTTCCCCCGTCTCCACTTCTTCATACCTGGCTTTGCTCCCCTGACCAGCAGAGGCAGCCAGCAGTACCGGGCATTGACCGTTCCTGAGCTGACACAACAGATGTTTGATGCCAAGAACATGATGGCTGCATGCGATCCTCGTCATGGTCGCTACCTCACAGTAGCTGCCATCTTCCGTGGTCGCATGTCCATGAAGGAGGTTGATGAGCAGATGCTGAATGTCCAGAACAAGAACAGCAGCTACTTCGTTGAATGGATCCCTAACAACGTGAAGACCGCCGTCTGTGACATCCCACCACGTGGTCTTAAGATGTCTGGTACCTTCATCGGTAACAGCACCGCCATCCAGGAGCTGTTCAAGCGCATCTCTGAGCAGTTCACCGCTATGTTCAGGCGTAAGGCTTTCTTGCATTGGTACACTGGTGAGGGTATGGATGAGATGGAGTTCACTGAGGCTGAGAGCAACATGAACGACTTGGTGTCTGAGTACCAGCAGTACCAGGATGCCACCGCTGAGGAGGAGGGAGAGTTTGACGAGGAGGAGGAAGATCAAGAGGAGGCTTAG